Genomic segment of Thiomonas sp. FB-Cd:
ATTGCCCCAGGAACGCCATTTGAAGACATTCCTGAGGATTTCCTGTGCCCCGATTGCGGAGTGGCCAAAGCTGACTTCGAGGCGATCTGATGGATCGCAGCCCGATCGTCATTGTCGGAGGGGGGTTGGCTGGATTCGCGGTTGCGCGCGAGCTCAAACAGCGCGGTAATACGCGTGATGTGTTGATGCTTACTGCCGATGAGGGGCGGTTTTATGCGAAGCCTCTTTTGTCGCATGGGCTCTCCCGTGCGACGCCTGCGGCGGCCTTGCTGATGTCGCCGGAGAAGGCGGCGTCAGCCAATCAGGTTCGCGTTTTGCCACGCACCGAGGTCGTCCGCGCTGACTTCGAGGCCACGACTGTCCATGCGGCGGATGGTCGGGCGTTTCGTTACGGTGACCTCGTTGTCGCAACGGGGGCTAGGCCATTGGACTTCTGGCATGGCGATCGCATTTTTTCGGTCAATTCGGCATCGGACATGAGCCGACTGGAGCCGGTGCTCGAAGGCGCCAAGAGGATCTTGATCGCGGGCGCCGGGTTCGTTGGTCTGGAGTTTGCCAATGACTGGGCCAAGGCGGGCAAGCAAGTAACGGTCGTGTCCCTGGATGGGCCGCTGCGTCCTCTCGTGCCCCAAAGCGTCAGCGGATGGGTCGAAGCTAACCTGACCCGCGCAGGCGTGCGCTTTGTTCGAGGCCGTCTGACGCCGGTGCATGAGGGCGCCGACCTTTGCGCGGAGGTCGACGGCAAGCGACTCACTGCGCGCTTCGACCTGATGCTATCGGCCGTGGGGCTTGGGCCCGATGTTGCCCTGTGGAATCAAGCGGGATTGGTCACCGGCCGTCATGGGCTCGTCGTCAACGCTCGTTTCCAGACCAATGTCGCTCACGTTTACGCAGTGGGCGATGTCATGGAATTCCAAGGCCAGGCGTGGCGATTTGTGACCGCGCTGAATCACGCTGCAAAGGTCATTGCTTCGAACCTTCAAGGCGAGGAGAGTTGCGAAAATTTCGGGGCCTTGCCTATTTCGTTGAAATGCCCCGATTCTCCGCTCGCGATGGCGTTGCCCCGAGTCCAGGGGTCAGGATCGTGGGAGGTTAAAGCGGGCGACGCGGATCTCGAAGCGACCTACCGCCAGGACGGAAAGCTCAGGGGATTCGTGCTCGGAGGCACTGCGGCCCACCGAAGAAGGCAGTTCGAGGATGAATTGGCGGCCTGAACGGGCCTCAATTTGTCGATGACGAGTTTATCGAGGCGCAATTTCACCAACGCTGACATGCCCTTGATGGGCATGTCAGCGTCGATGTCGACACGAATCGACTTGGCGTTCACGCTTGTGGACACCAAGCGCCCTGCTCGCCAAAGCGCATGCACTTCAAGCGTCTGCACGGCGTGCGGCATCGCGCAGGACTTGCTTCGTCAGCAATTCTGTCCTCGCAGAGTATTCCAAGGGTGAGCGGCACAGCCCCGCCCACTCATAGCTGAGATTTTCGTAGATCTCAGCCGCTGCGGGAAATGCAGTTAAGACCGCGTCGAGTTGCGGATCAAAGCGCATGGTCGCAAGCTCGTTTTGGATCCGTTGAACAAGCAGGCGATATTGGTCCGCGCTGGCGGTGAGCGGCTGTTTTTCCAGTCGATCCAAAAGATGCGCCAAGGCGATGAGTGCATCAAGTCGCCGTGGTCGTAATGGATTGATTACGGGGTGCTCTTGCATAACAATCTTCAGGGAAGAAACGCTTCATCACTGCTTGGCTAGCTGAGGGCCAAAGGGAAATTTTCAAGGTGCTGGCTGGCGGTGGGCGAGGACTCCACTGGCGCCGCCAAGGGTGCGAGTGCTGCAGCAGGTGCCCAAAGGCCATGCCGCTGGGGTGTGGATCAGCCTGGGTTCGAGTTACCTGGTACGAATGATCAACCGGTGGAGCGCAGTTGCACAATAGCCCGATCGGCCCAATCAATGCCGCAGTTGCGGTGGCCACCGACTGTGGCTTCCATGGTCTGCAAACACCCTCCTCCCCCTGTTGCCCCTACGCCGGAGAACATTGATGGCACAAACTGCAGTTGCTTTTGTCGGTCTTGGGGCCATGGGCGAGCCCATGGCCCATAACGTGCTGCGCAGTGGCGTTGCGCTCACGGTCTACAACCGCTCCAAGTCCCGGGCGCAATCTTTGGCGGCAGCGGGTGCAAAGGTTGCCGACACGGCGGCCATGGCCGTGAGCCCAGGCGGCGTGGTGGTCACGATGCTGGCCAATGACGCGGCGCTTGAGGCCGTGACGTTAGGTCCCGATGGTTTCATGGGCCGATTGGACTCCGGTGGCCTGCATATTTCGATGAGCACGGTTTCCCCGGAAACATCGCGTCGGCTGGCTCGAGAACATGCCAAACGAGGCAGCTTCTACGTTGCCGCACCCGTGTTTGGGCGCCCGGAAGCAGCTGCTGCGCGGAAGCTTTGGATTGGCCAGTCAGGACCAGCCGAAGCCAAGGCCCGTGCCAAGCCTATTCTCGACGCCATGGGGCAAGGCATTCACGATTTTGGCGAGGATCCCGGCGCCGCGAATGTGGTGAAACTATCGGGAAATTTCTTGATCCTGTCGGCCGTGGAGGCGCTTGCCGAAGCGCTCGCCCTCTCCGAAAAGAATGGAATTGACCGGCACGTCTTGGCAGGGTTTCTTGGGCAGACGATCTTCAATTGCCCGATTTACCAGAACTACGGTCGCATTCTCGCGGACCAGAAGTATGAGCCGGCTGGCTTCAAATTGGAACTTGGCATGAAGGACGTGCGTTTGGTGCGCGACGTGGCAGAAAGCGTCACCGCCACCATGCCGCTGGCCGACTTGCTTCATGCACGGCTGCTGACGAGTTTGGCCAAAGGTCGCGGCGAAATGGACTGGACCGCCATTGCCATGCTTAGCGCGGAAGAAGCCGGTATCGGCTGCTGAGTTTCCGACAACGATTACCGCCTATCGATGAAGGCGCAGAAGCCCGAGTCCAAAGGCGCAAAACACGCCTCCTGAAGCGCGCTGCGGCCAACCTGATGAAAACCAGGCGCGCAGGCGCTTTCGTGTGAGCACGGCAAATCCGGCGTATATGCTCAACGCGCCTAGCGAGATGACCATGAATGTGCCCGTAAGCGTGGCGTATTGCGGGGTCATCGGACGGGATGGGCTCAGGAACTGAGGGAACAGGGCTGCAATGAAGGCGATGGCCTTCGGGTTGGTCAGCGCCACGGCCAGTCCCTTCGCGTAGAGGGCGCGGGGGCGGCGCTCTGGCGCCGGCGCGCCCGAAGACGTTGCCGGCAGTGGCCTTGCGCCGCGACTGGCGCCACGCCACTGCTGTACGCCAAGCCAGATGAGATAGATTGCTCCCGTGACCTTGAGCGCGTTGAAAGCGAGCGCGGACGCATGAAGAATGGCGTTGACGCCGAGTGCACTGAGTAATGTCAGCACCAGGAGGCCCGATACGTTGCCGAGGGACGACCATAGCGCGCGGCGCCAGCCGTAATGCATGGCATTGTGAATCGACAGCATGACCGCGGGTCCCGGTGTGAACGAGGCAGCCAGGGCAAAGCCAACGAAAAGCCAATAGGAGGTGGTGGGCATGACGGGGGGCAATGTGATTGAAGCGTTGTCGGTGGTCTGCTCGCGCTGAGGACAAGCCGCGTCCTGCGACCTGACACGACTACGCAGGTCCCGATCCCTTAGAAAGGGTCAACGCCCGACTGTCAAATTCTAGAGCCGGCCGGGCTTTTTCA
This window contains:
- a CDS encoding rubredoxin, which encodes MAQQHVCIVCGYTYDPVKGAPEHGIAPGTPFEDIPEDFLCPDCGVAKADFEAI
- a CDS encoding NAD(P)-dependent oxidoreductase, which codes for MAQTAVAFVGLGAMGEPMAHNVLRSGVALTVYNRSKSRAQSLAAAGAKVADTAAMAVSPGGVVVTMLANDAALEAVTLGPDGFMGRLDSGGLHISMSTVSPETSRRLAREHAKRGSFYVAAPVFGRPEAAAARKLWIGQSGPAEAKARAKPILDAMGQGIHDFGEDPGAANVVKLSGNFLILSAVEALAEALALSEKNGIDRHVLAGFLGQTIFNCPIYQNYGRILADQKYEPAGFKLELGMKDVRLVRDVAESVTATMPLADLLHARLLTSLAKGRGEMDWTAIAMLSAEEAGIGC
- a CDS encoding LysE family translocator, with the translated sequence MPTTSYWLFVGFALAASFTPGPAVMLSIHNAMHYGWRRALWSSLGNVSGLLVLTLLSALGVNAILHASALAFNALKVTGAIYLIWLGVQQWRGASRGARPLPATSSGAPAPERRPRALYAKGLAVALTNPKAIAFIAALFPQFLSPSRPMTPQYATLTGTFMVISLGALSIYAGFAVLTRKRLRAWFSSGWPQRASGGVFCAFGLGLLRLHR
- a CDS encoding NAD(P)/FAD-dependent oxidoreductase, which encodes MDRSPIVIVGGGLAGFAVARELKQRGNTRDVLMLTADEGRFYAKPLLSHGLSRATPAAALLMSPEKAASANQVRVLPRTEVVRADFEATTVHAADGRAFRYGDLVVATGARPLDFWHGDRIFSVNSASDMSRLEPVLEGAKRILIAGAGFVGLEFANDWAKAGKQVTVVSLDGPLRPLVPQSVSGWVEANLTRAGVRFVRGRLTPVHEGADLCAEVDGKRLTARFDLMLSAVGLGPDVALWNQAGLVTGRHGLVVNARFQTNVAHVYAVGDVMEFQGQAWRFVTALNHAAKVIASNLQGEESCENFGALPISLKCPDSPLAMALPRVQGSGSWEVKAGDADLEATYRQDGKLRGFVLGGTAAHRRRQFEDELAA